The Cystobacter fuscus DSM 2262 DNA segment CGCCGCCCGGGCCGCCGAGCCGACGCGTCCCGAGCCTCCCCGGCCGCCCCCCGCGGCGCCGCTTCCTCCCTCGGTGGCGGAGGGGGCTCGCAAGAAGGTCGTCGTGAAGAAGAAGGGTCGTTGAAGCGTTGGGGGTACCCGTCCCTAGGTTGACGGGTTGAGCCAAGGGTGCGGATGAACGCCATGAACGCCGAGAACAGGATCGACGAGGTGGACGCGGAGCCGAGCACCCAGGCGGAGGTCGCGCCCGGGGTGGATGCGGCCGAGCCGTCCGGCGCCTCCGCCGATGCCGTGCAGGAGCCCACGGGCACGGTGTCCGGGGGCGAGGAGTCCAACGCCGGGATCGCGTCCGAGGAGGGCGCGTCCCAGGCTGGCGCGTCCGAGGGCGAGGCGCCCGCCAAGGCCGTCGAGGAGAGCCTCGAGTCCGCCACGCTGCGCCGTCATGGCCACGTGGCGCCCGCCCACCTTCCGTTGGAGCGGATCGACGAGGACACCACCTTCCAGATCCGTCCCGCGGGGGACTTGTCCGCGCTGGCCACGGATCTGGCGCGGTTGGGACAGCTCTTCCCGGTGGACGTGCGCTTCCGTCCGCCGGATCGCTTTCAAATCATCTCCGGCTTCCGGCGCGTGGCGGCGCTGCGCTTCCTCAAGCGCGACCGCGTCCTCGCGCGCCTGCACACGGACCTGTCCGACGAGGACGCACTGCTCCTGGCGCTCGCCTCGGCCATCCACGCCGAGCCGGTGAGCCGCGAGGAGCTGGAGGCACGCCGGGACGAGCTCGAGGCGGAGGGGCGGCTCACGCCCATCGCCCGGGACATGCTGGACAAGGCGCTGGCCACCGACGAGTCGCTGGCGCCGGAGACGGTGGAAGAGGAGGTCGACGCGGACGAGCTGGCCGTGGAGGCCACCCAGCGGCTGGTGGACATCAACCAGGATCTGGCGCTGCTGGCGGATGTGTTCGCCGACCTCGACGAGACGCGCAAACAGGAGCTGATCACCCAGCTGCGCTACTCCGCGGATCTCGTGGCCTGGCTGGAGAAATTGTGAAGATGGACACGCCCACGCGTGACAGGGACCGGCTGCTGCAACTGCTCACCGAGCGCTCCTTCGAGCGGCGCAAGGTGGTGCTCTCCTCGGGCAAGGAGTCGGACTTCTACATCGACTGCAAGCGCACGGCGCTGCTGGCCGAGGGGCACTACCTCATTGGCCGGCTGCTGCTGGACGCGGTGCGCCGCGAGGCCCCCGAGGCCGTGGCGGTGGGGGGCCTGACGCTCGGCGCGGATCCGCTCGCCTCGGCCGTCAGCCTCACGAGCTACCTGGCCCAGACGCCGCTGCATGCCTTCATCGTCCGCAAGGAGCCCAAGGGCCACGGCACGGGCCAGTGGATCGAGGGAATGAAGGCGCTCGCCCCCGGTGCGCCCGTGGCCATCCTCGAGGACGTGGTCACCACGGGCGCCTCCACGATCAAGGCCATCGAGCGCGCGCAGATTGAAGGGCTGCGGGTGCTCGGCGCCTTCGCCCTGGTGGATCGGCTGGAGGGGGGACGCGAGGCGGTCGAGGCCAGCGGCCACAAGCTCCACACCCTGTTCACCCGCCGGGACTTCATCCCATGAGGACGGGGTTGCGGTTCGGGGCGCTGCTCCTGGCGCTCGCGGGCTGTGTCACCGTGCCGCCCCAGGTGGGGGACTCGGCGCCGGTGATCAAGGACGAGCGCCAGGAAGAGGCCTACCAGAAGGTCCTGGCGCGCTACTCGGGCCGGGACGAGATCTTCAAGGGCTTCGACACCATCCTCTTCGCCACGGCGACCCTGCAGACCGACGCCTTCCGCGAGGCCCGTCTCCAGCGTCAGGCACTCTTCAAGGTGCTGCCGCCGGAGCGCGTCCGGGAGAGCCTCGCCCAGGAGATCTCGGCGGCGACGGGAACGCACGAGCTCTTCCTCGGCGTCTACGTCTACGACTACCACTACGACGACTTCGATCGTCCCAACTCCATCTGGAACGTGGAGTTGGTAACGCCCGCGGGCACGGTGCGGCCCCTGAGCGTGGAGCGGGTGGGCCGGGCCGACATGGAGATGCGCGCCTACTACCCGTACACGGGCGTCTTCTGGGTGGGCTACCGCCTGCGCTTCCCCGCGCTCTTCGCCAACGGGGCGCTCGTCATCCCCGCGAACGCCGAGTGGGTGCTGCTGCGCCTGGCGTCCACGCTCGGCAAGGCGGAGATGCGGATGCAGACGCGCTGAGACGGGGCCCGTGCGGCTCAGCTCTGCGCGGGGCCCAGCACGGGCGTGGCCGGGGTGAGCGGCTGCTCCGCCTTCAGGAGGGACTCCAGCAGGGCGACCGGCGAGGCGTCATGGACGAAGGGCTGGGCGCGGGCCTCTAGAATGAATCCTTCCTCCACCGCGCGCCGCATGAGGGCGAGCAGGGGCCCGTAGAAGTCCGCCACGTTCAGCAGGCCGATGGGCTTGTGGTGCAGGCCGAGCTGGGCCCAGGTGGTGATCTCGAAGAGCTCCTCGAAGGTGCCCACGCCGCCGGGCATGGCGATGAACGCGTCGGCGCGCTCGGCCATCATCGCCTTGCGCGTGTGCATGGAGTCCACCAGGTGCAGCTCGGTGAGGTTCTTGTGGGCGATCTCCCGGGACTGGAGCAGGTGGGGCAGCACGCCCACCACCTGGCCGCCCTCGGCGAGCACCGCGTCCGCCACGGCGCCCATGAGGCCCACGCTCGTGCCTCCGTAGACGAGGGTGAGCCCCCGCCGGCCCAGCTCCGTGCCCAGGGCGCGCGCGGCCTCGAGGTACTCCGGCCGCGCGCCTATGCGCGAGCCAC contains these protein-coding regions:
- a CDS encoding ParB/RepB/Spo0J family partition protein is translated as MNAENRIDEVDAEPSTQAEVAPGVDAAEPSGASADAVQEPTGTVSGGEESNAGIASEEGASQAGASEGEAPAKAVEESLESATLRRHGHVAPAHLPLERIDEDTTFQIRPAGDLSALATDLARLGQLFPVDVRFRPPDRFQIISGFRRVAALRFLKRDRVLARLHTDLSDEDALLLALASAIHAEPVSREELEARRDELEAEGRLTPIARDMLDKALATDESLAPETVEEEVDADELAVEATQRLVDINQDLALLADVFADLDETRKQELITQLRYSADLVAWLEKL
- the pyrE gene encoding orotate phosphoribosyltransferase, with amino-acid sequence MDTPTRDRDRLLQLLTERSFERRKVVLSSGKESDFYIDCKRTALLAEGHYLIGRLLLDAVRREAPEAVAVGGLTLGADPLASAVSLTSYLAQTPLHAFIVRKEPKGHGTGQWIEGMKALAPGAPVAILEDVVTTGASTIKAIERAQIEGLRVLGAFALVDRLEGGREAVEASGHKLHTLFTRRDFIP
- a CDS encoding TIGR00730 family Rossman fold protein: MSIRSICVFCGSRIGARPEYLEAARALGTELGRRGLTLVYGGTSVGLMGAVADAVLAEGGQVVGVLPHLLQSREIAHKNLTELHLVDSMHTRKAMMAERADAFIAMPGGVGTFEELFEITTWAQLGLHHKPIGLLNVADFYGPLLALMRRAVEEGFILEARAQPFVHDASPVALLESLLKAEQPLTPATPVLGPAQS